A segment of the Leptolyngbya sp. NIES-3755 genome:
AGCTACATCCGATAGGGTGCGAAGACCAGATAACGCACTCACCGCCGCACGAGCATTGTTCAGCGGGTTATCCGAGCCAAGCTGTTTTGCCAGAATGTTCTTCACTCCTGCGAGTTCGAGAACAGTCCGAACGGCTCCCCCAGCAATTACCCCAGTACCCGGAGCAGCAGGACGCATCAGCACTTTCGCACCGCCGCCTGTTGCTGTTGCCGGGTGAGGAATCGAGTTTGCCTTGGTGAGCGGCACGTCAATCAGATGTTTTTTACCATCTGCGACCCCTTTCTTCACCGCACCGATGACATCGCTGGCTTTACCCACGCCGACACCGACTTGACCTTTCTCGTTACCTACTACTACGATCGCTCTAAAACTGAGCTTTTTACCGCCCTTCACAACCTTCGTGACCCGGCGAATTTGCACAACGCGCTCTTGGAATTCGGATTCCTTTTCACGCGATTTCTTTTC
Coding sequences within it:
- a CDS encoding ribosomal protein S5 (similar to AA sequence:cyanobase_aa:LBDG_49290) codes for the protein MAKAKGKEKKSREKESEFQERVVQIRRVTKVVKGGKKLSFRAIVVVGNEKGQVGVGVGKASDVIGAVKKGVADGKKHLIDVPLTKANSIPHPATATGGGAKVLMRPAAPGTGVIAGGAVRTVLELAGVKNILAKQLGSDNPLNNARAAVSALSGLRTLSDVAQERGIPVEQLYGV